A stretch of Geomonas oryzisoli DNA encodes these proteins:
- a CDS encoding TIGR02757 family protein has translation MELKTILEALYQNRSQAHLANDPLSFCHRYREPLDQEVAGLVASSFAYGNVKIIKKNLAGIFEAMGPSPRRFVERFDPKQGIRLFAGFKHRFNDARDLCALLLACRIMIEEEGSIEAWLLRFHTPQDEDLTGTLSGFSDAVKRLDLAPVFGPGGVPADSYFPFFFPSPASGSACKRLCMLLRWMVRPADGIDLGIWRGISPAQLIIPVDAHIQRICRFLGFTNRKQADWRMACEITRALRELDPADPVKYDFAICHLGISEGCDGKDRLKCAACPIGDICSAGPA, from the coding sequence GTGGAGCTGAAAACCATACTCGAAGCACTGTACCAGAACCGCTCCCAGGCCCACCTGGCCAACGACCCGCTCTCCTTTTGCCACCGCTACCGCGAGCCCCTGGACCAGGAGGTCGCGGGCCTCGTGGCATCCTCGTTCGCCTACGGCAACGTGAAGATCATCAAGAAGAACCTGGCCGGGATCTTCGAGGCCATGGGACCTTCACCGCGCCGCTTCGTGGAGCGCTTCGACCCGAAACAGGGGATCCGGCTCTTCGCCGGTTTCAAGCACCGCTTCAACGACGCCCGCGACCTCTGTGCCCTCCTGCTCGCCTGCCGCATCATGATCGAGGAGGAGGGCTCCATCGAGGCCTGGCTCTTGCGTTTTCACACCCCACAGGACGAGGACCTGACCGGAACCCTCTCCGGCTTTTCCGATGCGGTGAAGCGCCTCGACCTTGCGCCGGTCTTCGGCCCCGGCGGCGTCCCCGCGGACTCCTACTTCCCCTTCTTCTTCCCCTCCCCCGCCTCGGGGAGCGCATGCAAGAGACTGTGCATGCTGCTTCGGTGGATGGTGCGTCCCGCCGACGGCATCGACCTCGGCATCTGGCGGGGCATCTCGCCCGCGCAGCTCATCATCCCGGTCGATGCCCACATCCAGCGCATCTGCCGCTTCCTCGGCTTCACCAACCGCAAGCAGGCGGACTGGCGCATGGCCTGCGAGATCACCCGGGCGCTGCGCGAGCTCGATCCGGCCGACCCGGTCAAGTACGACTTCGCCATCTGCCACCTGGGGATCTCGGAAGGGTGCGACGGCAAGGACAGGCTCAAGTGCGCCGCCTGCCCCATCGGCGACATCTGCTCGGCGGGACCCGCTTGA
- a CDS encoding pyridoxamine 5'-phosphate oxidase family protein, protein MKLAELFPEGGRGILGTADANGVVNLAVFAIPHVVDDQTLAWGFGDGRSIANLRQNPHASYLYLAPSRGYSGWRLTLTMVEEKGEGELLGEIKERTALVASPQASAAVASVVYFKVDEVRPLM, encoded by the coding sequence ATGAAGCTTGCGGAACTGTTTCCGGAAGGGGGGCGTGGCATTCTGGGCACCGCCGACGCCAACGGCGTCGTCAATCTCGCCGTCTTCGCCATACCGCACGTGGTTGACGATCAGACGCTGGCCTGGGGCTTCGGCGACGGGCGCAGCATCGCGAACCTGAGGCAAAACCCGCACGCCAGCTACCTGTACCTGGCGCCGTCGCGAGGCTACAGCGGCTGGAGGCTGACCCTGACCATGGTCGAGGAAAAGGGGGAAGGGGAACTGCTGGGCGAGATAAAGGAGCGGACCGCGCTGGTGGCGAGCCCGCAGGCAAGTGCCGCGGTGGCGAGTGTCGTCTACTTCAAGGTCGACGAGGTCCGGCCCCTCATGTGA
- the dtd gene encoding D-aminoacyl-tRNA deacylase, with the protein MKAVIQRVKQASVTVAGKVVGEIGPGVLVLLGVEIGDTCKQADWMAEKIVNLRIFTDDEGKMNLALPDVKGEMLAVSQFTLAGNCSKGRRPSFDTAAAPEEANKLYSYFMGQVWELGVPVQSGIFQADMEVALVNDGPVTFVLETPPNR; encoded by the coding sequence GTGAAGGCGGTAATTCAGCGGGTCAAGCAGGCGAGCGTCACGGTGGCGGGGAAGGTGGTCGGGGAGATCGGCCCCGGGGTCCTGGTGCTGCTCGGCGTGGAAATCGGCGACACCTGCAAGCAGGCGGACTGGATGGCGGAGAAGATCGTCAACCTGAGGATCTTTACCGACGACGAGGGGAAGATGAACCTCGCCCTGCCCGACGTGAAGGGAGAGATGCTGGCGGTATCGCAGTTCACCCTGGCGGGCAACTGTTCCAAGGGGAGGCGCCCCTCGTTCGATACCGCCGCCGCACCGGAGGAGGCCAACAAGCTGTACAGCTACTTCATGGGGCAGGTCTGGGAGCTCGGCGTTCCGGTGCAAAGCGGGATCTTCCAGGCCGACATGGAGGTGGCGCTGGTAAACGACGGGCCGGTGACCTTCGTCCTGGAGACCCCGCCCAACCGCTGA
- a CDS encoding O-acetyl-ADP-ribose deacetylase produces MRDKVEVLQGDITRVAVDAIVNAANSSLLGGGGVDGAIHRAAGPELLAECRTLGGCPTGEARITKGYRLPARHVIHTVGPVWHGGGRGEPELLRSCYRNCFRLAHENGLTGLAFPAISTGVYGYPKGPACRIALEESKAALASYPELEKIIFVAFSAEDAQIYRETMQEVFQ; encoded by the coding sequence ATGCGCGACAAGGTTGAAGTCCTACAGGGAGATATCACCAGGGTGGCGGTCGACGCCATCGTCAACGCGGCCAACAGCTCGCTTCTGGGCGGCGGCGGGGTGGACGGCGCCATCCACCGGGCGGCGGGTCCCGAGCTCCTCGCCGAGTGCCGCACCCTGGGAGGATGCCCCACGGGCGAGGCCAGGATCACCAAGGGATACCGGCTCCCGGCCCGGCACGTGATCCACACCGTGGGGCCGGTCTGGCACGGCGGCGGCCGCGGCGAGCCCGAGCTGCTCCGTTCCTGCTACCGCAACTGTTTCCGCCTCGCCCACGAAAACGGGCTTACCGGACTAGCCTTCCCCGCCATCAGCACCGGCGTCTACGGCTATCCCAAGGGCCCCGCCTGCCGGATCGCGCTGGAAGAGTCCAAGGCGGCACTGGCGAGCTACCCGGAACTGGAAAAAATCATTTTCGTGGCGTTCTCCGCCGAGGACGCGCAGATCTATCGGGAAACGATGCAGGAGGTTTTTCAGTGA
- a CDS encoding deoxyribonuclease IV, producing the protein MDLLGAHVSISGGIHNAVDRGVASGCGVIQVFTQNSNQWRGKAISDADAQLFRDKFAASGMKSVMSHDIYLINLAAAPGEVKDKSLIAFREELERCAKLGIDKVVMHPGSHNGDGEEVGIRRVCEAFDQLFAEVPQFTGKVLLENTAGQGSNLGYRFEHLKAIMEGCADPTRFGVCFDTCHAFASGYAIADHDGYRRTFDEFDALLGIDRLMGFHLNDSKKGLGCKVDRHEHIGAGTLGLEPFRFILNDPHFALIPKVIETPKGDNDEMDAVNLKLLRSLIES; encoded by the coding sequence ATGGATCTTTTGGGCGCTCACGTCTCCATATCGGGAGGGATCCACAACGCCGTCGACCGCGGGGTCGCCTCCGGCTGCGGCGTCATCCAGGTCTTCACCCAGAACTCGAACCAGTGGCGCGGCAAGGCCATCTCCGACGCCGACGCGCAGCTGTTCCGCGACAAGTTCGCGGCCAGCGGCATGAAAAGCGTCATGAGCCACGACATCTACCTGATCAACCTGGCCGCCGCGCCCGGCGAGGTGAAGGACAAGAGCCTGATCGCGTTCCGGGAGGAGCTGGAGCGCTGCGCCAAGCTCGGCATCGACAAGGTGGTCATGCACCCCGGCTCACACAACGGCGACGGCGAGGAGGTCGGCATCCGGCGCGTCTGCGAGGCCTTCGACCAGCTCTTCGCCGAGGTGCCGCAGTTCACCGGGAAGGTGCTCCTGGAGAACACCGCGGGGCAGGGAAGCAATCTCGGCTACAGGTTCGAACACCTGAAGGCGATCATGGAGGGCTGCGCAGACCCGACCCGTTTCGGCGTCTGCTTCGACACCTGCCACGCCTTCGCCTCCGGCTACGCCATCGCGGACCACGACGGCTACCGCAGAACTTTCGATGAATTCGACGCCCTGCTCGGCATCGACAGGCTGATGGGCTTCCACCTGAACGACTCGAAGAAGGGACTGGGGTGCAAGGTGGACCGCCACGAACACATCGGCGCCGGGACACTGGGACTGGAGCCCTTCCGCTTCATCCTCAACGACCCGCACTTCGCCCTGATCCCGAAGGTCATCGAAACGCCCAAGGGAGACAACGACGAGATGGACGCAGTGAACCTGAAACTTTTGCGGAGCCTGATCGAAAGCTGA
- a CDS encoding HIT family protein, which translates to MNSCPICTKWQDDEDQRVIELEHTLVSLNRDQFFAGYCFVYTRDHVTELFHLSETVRNGVMAEVCAVAEALYNAFAPDKINYELLGNMAPHMHWHVVPRRSSDPLWPRPHWSEPHQELILKSEEYLARAELIRTHLGKLGVKGRA; encoded by the coding sequence ATGAACTCCTGCCCTATCTGCACCAAGTGGCAAGACGACGAGGACCAGCGGGTCATCGAACTGGAACACACGCTGGTTTCGCTGAACCGCGACCAGTTCTTCGCGGGTTACTGCTTCGTCTATACCAGGGACCACGTCACCGAACTGTTCCACCTCTCCGAAACGGTGCGAAACGGCGTCATGGCCGAGGTCTGCGCCGTGGCCGAGGCGCTTTACAACGCCTTCGCCCCGGATAAGATCAACTACGAACTGCTGGGCAACATGGCACCGCACATGCACTGGCACGTGGTGCCGCGCCGCTCGAGCGACCCGCTCTGGCCTCGCCCGCACTGGAGCGAGCCGCACCAGGAACTGATCCTCAAAAGCGAGGAGTACCTGGCAAGGGCCGAGCTGATCAGGACCCACCTGGGCAAACTGGGCGTCAAGGGGAGGGCGTAA
- the dapF gene encoding diaminopimelate epimerase, with protein MKFTKMQGAGNDYVYVDCFKETVQDPAAVAIKVSNRNFGIGSDGLILIMPSEVADVRMRMFNSDGSESEMCGNGIRCVAKYAYDHAIVAKREITAETGAGILTLQLFTGADGKVEKVRVNMGPPRLTRKEIPMLGNPGEKVVSEPLNILHSTFSITCASMGNPHCVIFVDDVDSFEVAKYGPLIENHELFPRRTNVEFVQVISRTEIRQRTWERGAGETLACGTGSSAVTAACVLNGLTEKKILNHLTGGDLEMEWSEDGNIYMTGPAVEVFSGEIEI; from the coding sequence ATGAAATTCACAAAGATGCAGGGCGCCGGCAACGACTACGTCTACGTCGACTGTTTCAAAGAAACCGTGCAGGACCCCGCCGCAGTGGCCATCAAGGTATCGAACCGCAACTTCGGCATCGGTTCCGACGGCCTGATCCTGATCATGCCCAGCGAGGTGGCCGACGTCAGGATGCGCATGTTCAACTCCGACGGCTCCGAGAGCGAGATGTGCGGCAACGGCATCCGCTGCGTCGCCAAATACGCATACGACCACGCCATCGTGGCGAAGCGGGAGATCACCGCCGAAACCGGCGCGGGCATCCTGACCCTCCAGCTTTTCACCGGCGCCGACGGCAAGGTCGAGAAGGTGCGCGTCAACATGGGGCCGCCCCGGCTCACCCGGAAGGAGATCCCGATGCTGGGCAATCCCGGCGAGAAGGTGGTCAGCGAGCCGCTCAACATCCTGCACTCCACCTTCAGCATCACCTGCGCCTCGATGGGGAACCCGCACTGCGTCATCTTCGTGGACGACGTGGACAGCTTCGAGGTGGCCAAGTACGGGCCGCTCATCGAGAACCACGAGCTGTTCCCGCGCCGCACCAACGTCGAGTTCGTACAGGTGATCTCGCGCACCGAAATACGCCAACGCACCTGGGAACGCGGCGCCGGCGAGACCCTGGCCTGCGGCACCGGCTCCAGCGCCGTCACTGCGGCCTGCGTCCTGAACGGCCTGACCGAAAAGAAGATCCTGAACCATCTGACCGGCGGCGACCTGGAAATGGAATGGAGCGAGGACGGTAACATCTACATGACCGGTCCGGCGGTAGAGGTCTTCAGCGGCGAAATCGAAATCTAA
- a CDS encoding RrF2 family transcriptional regulator, with translation MRLSTKSRYGLRALFDIAYNAGSQPAQIQDISRRQDISPRYLEQIFQGLKKHGILKSKRGPQGGYCLAKSPEDITVRAVIEATEGDTLIVDCAGRRKGECGFDGSCVTQTVWEESNSRLNEFFESITLKTLCERGEALGIKREQDHRFMYFI, from the coding sequence ATGAGACTTTCCACCAAGAGCCGTTACGGCTTGAGGGCTCTTTTTGACATCGCCTACAACGCCGGGTCCCAGCCTGCGCAGATCCAGGATATCTCGCGGCGTCAGGATATCTCGCCCCGTTACCTCGAGCAGATCTTCCAGGGATTGAAAAAGCACGGCATCCTGAAGAGCAAGCGCGGGCCGCAGGGAGGGTACTGCCTCGCCAAGAGCCCGGAGGACATCACCGTTCGCGCCGTGATCGAGGCGACCGAGGGTGATACCCTCATCGTCGACTGCGCCGGCAGGAGAAAAGGGGAGTGCGGCTTCGATGGGAGCTGCGTGACCCAAACCGTCTGGGAGGAGTCCAACTCCAGGCTGAACGAGTTCTTCGAGTCCATCACCCTGAAGACCCTGTGCGAACGGGGTGAGGCGCTGGGCATAAAGCGGGAGCAGGATCACCGCTTCATGTACTTCATCTAG
- the larE gene encoding ATP-dependent sacrificial sulfur transferase LarE: MASPHQKYTRLQEILREMGTVLVAFSGGVDSTFLLKAAIDTLGSAQVLAVTATSPTYPESELNEAKRLAASLGATQLLVESNELEIPGFSHNPKDRCYHCKSELFRICSDKARELGFAVVADGSNTDDLGDYRPGRVAACELKVRSPLLEAELAKADIRELSRGLGLPTWDKQAYACLASRFPYGTEITEQRLNQVERCEEFLKGEGFKVYRVRFHQESARIELSEAELGRMLEPELRRRTLDCFRQAGFTYVSLDLQGYRTGSMNEG; the protein is encoded by the coding sequence ATGGCATCACCCCATCAGAAATACACCAGACTGCAAGAGATCCTGCGCGAGATGGGAACCGTCCTGGTCGCCTTCTCGGGCGGGGTCGACTCCACCTTTCTCCTTAAGGCAGCGATAGACACCCTCGGATCGGCGCAGGTCCTCGCCGTCACCGCCACCTCACCCACCTACCCTGAAAGCGAGCTGAACGAGGCGAAGCGCCTGGCCGCGTCCCTTGGGGCGACGCAGCTGCTGGTCGAATCCAACGAGCTGGAGATTCCCGGTTTCAGCCACAATCCCAAGGACCGTTGCTACCACTGCAAGAGCGAGCTGTTCCGGATCTGCAGCGACAAGGCGCGCGAGCTCGGCTTCGCCGTCGTCGCCGACGGCAGCAACACCGATGACCTCGGCGACTACCGCCCCGGACGGGTGGCGGCCTGCGAGCTCAAGGTGCGCTCGCCGCTGCTCGAGGCGGAACTGGCCAAGGCGGACATCCGGGAACTGTCGCGGGGCTTGGGGCTTCCCACCTGGGACAAGCAGGCCTACGCCTGCCTGGCCAGCCGCTTCCCGTACGGCACCGAGATCACCGAGCAGAGGCTGAACCAGGTGGAGCGCTGCGAGGAATTCCTGAAAGGGGAGGGGTTCAAGGTGTACCGGGTGAGGTTCCATCAGGAGAGCGCGCGCATCGAGCTCTCCGAGGCGGAGCTGGGGCGGATGCTGGAGCCGGAGCTGCGGCGCCGCACCCTCGACTGCTTCAGGCAGGCCGGCTTCACCTATGTGTCGCTCGACCTGCAGGGGTACCGCACCGGCAGCATGAACGAGGGGTAA
- a CDS encoding Hsp20/alpha crystallin family protein: MAIVRYNPLSELRSMQDKMNRLLDLAWTREIGEEIREGVWHPPADVYESNAAVTIKVELPDLNLSDIEIRAEEHTLTIKGERKHSEEIRKENFHRIERYFGPFQRSFAVPPEFDTASFSANCDCGVLTIVIPKTITVEIT; encoded by the coding sequence ATGGCGATCGTCAGGTACAACCCGCTCAGCGAACTCAGAAGCATGCAGGACAAGATGAACCGGCTGCTGGACCTGGCCTGGACCCGCGAGATCGGCGAGGAGATCAGGGAGGGGGTCTGGCACCCGCCGGCCGACGTCTACGAGAGCAACGCGGCGGTGACCATCAAGGTCGAGCTTCCCGACCTGAACCTCTCCGACATCGAGATCAGGGCGGAAGAGCATACCCTCACCATCAAGGGTGAACGAAAGCACAGCGAGGAGATCAGGAAGGAAAACTTCCACAGGATCGAGCGCTACTTCGGCCCCTTTCAAAGGAGCTTCGCCGTCCCCCCCGAGTTCGACACCGCGAGCTTCAGCGCGAACTGCGACTGCGGCGTCCTCACCATCGTCATCCCCAAGACCATAACCGTGGAGATCACCTGA
- a CDS encoding DUF4177 domain-containing protein, giving the protein MLQYKVVELSHVSEETIEEALNEWTRKGWKFDAMQFAMRDASKRPAMAFVVFTKEEE; this is encoded by the coding sequence ATGTTGCAGTACAAGGTCGTCGAACTGAGCCATGTTTCCGAGGAAACCATCGAGGAAGCGCTGAACGAATGGACCCGGAAAGGGTGGAAGTTCGACGCCATGCAGTTTGCCATGCGTGACGCTAGCAAGCGCCCGGCCATGGCCTTCGTGGTCTTCACCAAAGAGGAGGAGTAG
- the polA gene encoding DNA polymerase I, whose amino-acid sequence MTAERETLYLLDGSSYIYRAYFAIRHLSSPNGFPTNALYGFTQMLLKVMKDRAPAHVAVVFDAGKITFRNELFPAYKATRSAMPEDLAQQIEPIKQMVRAFNIPALELPGWEADDIIGTIAKKAQAAGLDCVVVTGDKDLMQIVTEHVTLLDTMKEKSFGIPDVIEKFGVEPARVVDVLALWGDTSDNIPGVPGVGEVTAKKLLQEFGTLDELLARASEVKGKTGERLVEFADQARLCRTLATIDCNVPIEYDIDDFAVTPPDNRRLAALFREYGFATLLKDLTSSPTLSCDRYSLVLTEAELRELVAKLAKAPAFAIDLETTSLNPFEAAVVGYAVSCHSHEAYYIPVGHRYLGAPEQLPEQLVLELLGPLLADPSRKKIGQNLKYDYQVLQLAGVKFAGIWCDTMLAAYLVNPSRNSQGLDALALEYLDHRMISYAEVAGTGKCELNFSEVDLDRAGPYSCEDADATFLLHEILLPKVREQGMEELLFDVEMPLMEILADMELCGVKLDLELMKELSAGFGKQLIELEAKIHDHCGGPFNINSPKQLGEMLFERMGLAVGKKTKGKTGWSTNVEELERLAEQHEVARLLLQYRSISKLKSTYTDALPKLVDPRTGRVHTSYNQAVTNTGRLSSSDPNLQNIPVRGAEGRDIRRAFVAEPGSLILSADYSQIELRVLAHLSGDRVLSEAFASGEDVHRRTASEVFGMFPELVTPEMRRQAKVINFGVIYGQGAFSLAKELGVPAKQAKAFIDSYFERHAGARSFLDSCISEAETCGFVTTILGRRLQIPEIASKNGNIRAFAQRNATNYPIQGSAADIIKAAMIKVSRRMREEQVASRLIMQVHDELVFEVPENERELMEELVRSEMEGALSLSVPLKVDLNFGLNWAEAH is encoded by the coding sequence GTGACGGCCGAGAGAGAAACACTGTACCTGCTGGACGGCTCTTCCTACATCTACCGGGCCTATTTCGCCATCCGCCACCTGAGCTCCCCCAACGGCTTCCCCACCAACGCGCTCTACGGTTTCACCCAGATGCTCTTGAAGGTCATGAAGGACCGGGCACCGGCCCACGTGGCCGTGGTGTTCGACGCCGGCAAGATCACCTTCCGAAACGAGCTCTTCCCCGCCTACAAGGCGACCAGGAGCGCCATGCCCGAGGATCTTGCCCAGCAGATCGAGCCGATCAAGCAGATGGTGCGGGCCTTCAACATCCCCGCGCTGGAGCTTCCGGGGTGGGAGGCGGACGACATCATCGGGACCATCGCCAAGAAGGCGCAAGCCGCGGGGCTCGACTGCGTGGTGGTCACCGGCGACAAGGACCTGATGCAGATCGTCACCGAGCACGTGACCCTTCTGGACACGATGAAGGAGAAGAGCTTCGGCATCCCCGACGTCATCGAGAAGTTCGGCGTGGAGCCCGCGCGGGTGGTCGACGTGCTGGCACTTTGGGGGGATACCTCCGACAACATCCCCGGCGTCCCCGGGGTCGGCGAGGTGACCGCCAAGAAGCTCCTGCAGGAGTTCGGCACGCTGGACGAGCTGCTGGCGCGGGCGTCCGAGGTGAAGGGGAAGACCGGCGAGCGGCTGGTCGAGTTCGCCGACCAGGCCCGCCTGTGCCGCACCCTGGCCACCATCGACTGCAACGTTCCCATCGAGTACGACATCGACGACTTCGCGGTGACCCCTCCGGACAACCGCCGCTTGGCCGCGCTGTTTCGCGAGTACGGGTTCGCCACCTTGTTGAAGGACCTCACCAGTTCGCCCACCCTTTCCTGCGACCGCTATTCCCTGGTGCTGACCGAGGCCGAGCTGCGCGAACTGGTGGCGAAGCTGGCAAAGGCGCCCGCCTTCGCCATCGACCTGGAGACCACGAGCCTCAACCCCTTCGAGGCGGCCGTGGTCGGCTACGCGGTGAGCTGCCACTCCCATGAGGCCTACTACATCCCGGTCGGGCACCGCTACCTGGGCGCCCCGGAACAGCTCCCGGAACAGCTGGTACTGGAGCTTTTGGGACCGCTCCTCGCCGACCCGTCCCGCAAGAAGATCGGCCAGAACCTGAAGTACGACTACCAGGTGCTGCAGCTGGCCGGGGTGAAATTCGCCGGCATCTGGTGCGACACCATGCTGGCCGCCTACCTGGTCAACCCGTCGCGCAACAGCCAGGGGCTGGACGCCCTGGCGCTGGAGTACCTGGACCACCGCATGATCTCCTACGCGGAGGTGGCCGGCACCGGCAAGTGCGAGCTGAACTTCTCCGAGGTGGACCTGGACCGCGCCGGCCCCTACTCCTGCGAGGACGCCGACGCCACCTTCCTGTTGCACGAGATCCTGCTCCCCAAGGTGCGCGAGCAGGGTATGGAGGAGCTTCTCTTCGACGTCGAGATGCCGCTCATGGAGATCCTGGCGGACATGGAGCTGTGCGGCGTGAAGCTCGACCTTGAGCTCATGAAGGAGCTCTCCGCCGGGTTCGGCAAACAGCTCATCGAGCTGGAGGCGAAGATCCACGACCACTGCGGCGGCCCGTTCAACATCAACTCGCCCAAGCAGCTGGGGGAGATGCTCTTCGAGCGGATGGGGCTCGCCGTCGGCAAGAAGACCAAGGGGAAGACCGGCTGGTCCACCAACGTCGAGGAGCTGGAACGGCTGGCCGAGCAGCACGAGGTGGCGAGGCTGCTGCTGCAGTACCGCAGCATCTCCAAGCTCAAGTCGACCTACACCGACGCGCTCCCGAAGCTCGTCGACCCGAGGACCGGCCGCGTGCACACCTCCTACAACCAGGCGGTCACCAACACCGGCCGGCTCTCCTCGTCCGACCCGAACCTGCAGAACATCCCGGTGCGCGGGGCGGAGGGGCGTGACATCAGGCGCGCTTTCGTGGCCGAGCCGGGAAGCCTGATCCTTTCCGCGGACTACTCGCAGATCGAGCTGCGTGTGCTGGCCCACCTCTCCGGGGACCGGGTGCTCAGTGAGGCATTTGCCTCCGGTGAGGACGTGCACCGCCGCACCGCCTCCGAGGTGTTCGGCATGTTCCCGGAACTGGTGACTCCCGAGATGAGGCGCCAGGCCAAGGTGATCAACTTCGGCGTCATCTACGGGCAGGGAGCCTTCTCCCTCGCCAAGGAGCTGGGTGTTCCCGCGAAGCAGGCCAAGGCGTTCATCGACAGCTACTTCGAGCGCCACGCCGGGGCCAGGAGCTTCCTGGACAGCTGCATCTCCGAGGCCGAGACCTGCGGCTTCGTCACCACCATCCTGGGGAGAAGGCTGCAGATCCCGGAGATCGCCAGCAAAAACGGCAACATCCGCGCCTTCGCCCAGAGAAACGCCACCAACTACCCGATCCAGGGCTCGGCGGCCGACATCATCAAGGCGGCCATGATCAAGGTCTCCCGCCGCATGCGTGAGGAACAGGTGGCCAGCCGCCTGATCATGCAGGTGCACGACGAACTGGTGTTCGAGGTGCCGGAAAACGAGCGGGAGCTGATGGAGGAGCTGGTGCGCAGCGAGATGGAGGGCGCGCTTTCCCTGTCGGTGCCGCTCAAGGTGGATCTCAACTTCGGTCTGAACTGGGCCGAGGCGCACTAA
- a CDS encoding PilZ-like domain-containing protein, whose amino-acid sequence MAEELEQYARYFHEGHRVRVGIPLEGGGWFPEWGLVATLEDDLLLVDLSRDQLPEESRLETGQTLNVGLPDQEQALTCRAVLVRVDAAEHRLALRLIEEVYPFEPREYYRQDVYLPLDYRLPLSQIEADVRLRWLERRREMEFAAQIPEPGEPEELEDSREEIRARLAKRKDTPPVAANISGGGLRININEKLIVGQLIELSIYVPNSQHLIEIVGEVVEVRDLPDQVRFSTAVRYRMIDEADRDRLIGYISAQQLLQLSQQTPRVLPSPEPGLSAFAWRLQIALAFILLVAFVGCQVRAIRMAKERGEKWEVQRIFDEGFVEFLKRQR is encoded by the coding sequence ATGGCTGAGGAGCTGGAACAGTACGCGAGATACTTCCATGAAGGGCACCGTGTCCGCGTGGGCATACCGCTGGAAGGGGGCGGCTGGTTTCCGGAGTGGGGATTGGTGGCCACGCTGGAGGACGACCTGCTGCTGGTCGATCTTTCGCGGGACCAGCTCCCCGAGGAATCGAGACTCGAGACCGGCCAGACCCTGAACGTGGGGCTGCCCGACCAGGAACAGGCGCTGACCTGTCGTGCCGTCCTGGTCCGCGTCGATGCGGCGGAGCACCGCCTGGCGCTGCGGCTGATCGAGGAAGTCTACCCGTTCGAGCCCCGGGAGTACTATCGCCAGGACGTCTACCTCCCACTGGATTACCGGCTTCCCCTGTCCCAGATCGAGGCGGACGTCAGGCTGCGCTGGCTGGAGCGGCGCAGGGAGATGGAATTCGCCGCTCAGATTCCGGAGCCGGGTGAACCGGAGGAACTCGAGGACAGCAGGGAGGAGATCAGGGCGAGGCTGGCAAAGCGCAAGGATACCCCGCCGGTAGCGGCCAACATCTCGGGCGGGGGGCTGCGCATCAACATCAACGAGAAGCTGATTGTGGGACAGCTGATCGAGCTGAGCATCTACGTTCCCAACTCGCAGCACCTGATCGAAATCGTGGGAGAGGTGGTAGAGGTGCGGGATCTGCCCGACCAGGTGCGCTTCAGCACCGCGGTGAGGTACCGTATGATCGATGAGGCCGACCGCGACCGGCTGATCGGCTACATCTCGGCGCAGCAACTGCTGCAGCTTTCCCAGCAGACTCCGAGGGTGCTGCCCTCGCCGGAGCCGGGACTGTCGGCGTTCGCCTGGCGCCTGCAGATCGCCCTGGCCTTCATCCTACTGGTAGCTTTCGTCGGCTGCCAGGTGCGGGCGATCCGCATGGCCAAGGAACGCGGGGAAAAGTGGGAGGTACAGCGGATCTTCGACGAAGGGTTCGTGGAATTCCTCAAGCGGCAGCGGTAA